Proteins from a single region of Streptomyces sp. Tu 3180:
- a CDS encoding Wzz/FepE/Etk N-terminal domain-containing protein, with protein sequence MSDDTIRLVTIGRMIRRRRRLLAVLTVVGALVGYGASVLFPPRYTTSASVLLPGAWEERELLTQAQIATSSVVVDRAAAELGWSGVDGRELRDRVSAEAADGNIIEVSGTADTPERAQRLSDQVVQQFVTFAARIAGHDTDSEAAARPEELRQMVARTSRRITELADAAGPGRTVESVQTRTELAKLRTALQEAVAELDRADPAAGRADMVVMGPAARPDGEAPPTRTQLVGGGALLFFLLAVVGHLVAARTSRRPRTEPEIAAALGSKPLGTVDVLEERPAHRPGDRGPWTRVRRLLDLDVRWDLPAPQASGDEAGRRIRHRRVCARLRDRLPAPRRLLVVVPDGDQTARRAAGQLLAEAGGDPLLRVVGVPVHRPVVPDRGDESGVLVVLSAGRWTAEELSGLAEACADAGHEVVGTVLAGPVRARATRSAGRPRDAAAPALAVADDTTGGGAR encoded by the coding sequence TTGAGCGATGACACGATACGCCTGGTCACGATCGGGCGGATGATCCGTCGGCGCCGGCGGCTCCTCGCCGTCCTCACCGTGGTGGGCGCGCTCGTCGGCTACGGCGCCTCCGTGCTGTTCCCGCCGCGGTACACGACGTCGGCGTCGGTCCTGCTGCCGGGGGCGTGGGAGGAGCGCGAGCTGCTGACCCAGGCGCAGATCGCGACCAGTTCGGTGGTGGTCGACCGCGCGGCCGCCGAGCTCGGCTGGAGCGGGGTCGACGGCCGCGAGCTGCGGGACCGGGTGAGCGCCGAGGCCGCCGACGGGAACATCATCGAGGTCTCGGGCACGGCCGACACCCCGGAGCGCGCACAGCGGCTCTCCGACCAGGTGGTCCAGCAGTTCGTCACCTTCGCCGCGCGGATCGCGGGCCACGACACCGACTCCGAGGCGGCGGCGCGGCCCGAGGAACTGCGGCAGATGGTGGCGCGGACCAGCCGCCGCATCACCGAGCTGGCCGACGCGGCCGGTCCGGGGCGGACCGTGGAGAGCGTGCAGACCCGCACCGAGCTCGCGAAGCTGCGCACCGCGCTGCAGGAGGCCGTCGCCGAGCTGGACCGGGCCGATCCGGCCGCGGGCAGGGCCGACATGGTCGTCATGGGGCCGGCGGCCCGGCCGGACGGCGAGGCACCGCCGACGAGGACGCAGCTCGTCGGCGGCGGGGCGCTGCTGTTCTTCCTGCTCGCGGTCGTCGGTCATCTCGTCGCCGCGCGGACGAGCCGCCGGCCGCGCACCGAACCGGAGATCGCCGCGGCGCTGGGCTCGAAGCCGCTGGGCACCGTCGACGTGCTCGAGGAACGGCCCGCGCACCGGCCGGGGGACCGCGGCCCGTGGACCCGGGTCCGCCGGCTGCTGGACCTCGACGTCCGGTGGGACCTGCCCGCCCCGCAGGCGTCCGGTGACGAGGCCGGCAGGCGGATCCGCCACCGGCGGGTGTGCGCCCGCCTCCGGGACCGGCTGCCCGCTCCCCGGCGGCTGCTGGTCGTCGTCCCGGACGGCGACCAGACCGCCCGCCGGGCCGCCGGGCAGCTCCTCGCCGAGGCCGGGGGCGATCCGCTGCTGCGGGTGGTGGGGGTCCCGGTGCACCGGCCGGTGGTCCCGGACCGCGGCGACGAGTCCGGCGTCCTGGTCGTGCTCAGCGCGGGCCGCTGGACCGCGGAGGAGCTCTCCGGCCTCGCCGAGGCGTGCGCGGACGCCGGGCACGAGGTCGTCGGCACCGTCCTCGCCGGCCCGGTCCGGGCCCGTGCGACGCGCTCCGCCGGCCGTCCCCGGGACGCCGCCGCGCCGGCGCTCGCGGTGGCCGACGACACGACGGGAGGTGGTGCACGGTGA
- a CDS encoding Wzz/FepE/Etk N-terminal domain-containing protein — MTTPVTAEPSAAAPLLDLQALVVAVRRRRRLWCSAALLGLLLGAAVAVLLPPPPTAVTKVLVAHQQDQPNDPGTLIRTDAALLHTTRIAGEALRSLGSPEKPEDFMEDYEGTGLTNNLLQITVTGGSEAEAVARAGALADAFVADHVRRIREAADAEAESLLRQRDRMRDELDRVDGAIGDGPRESGPKASANLESLFARRAELTSRISDFGRRAEEARVGTPRLVAGTQIVDAPRVVRHSLLRTAAADAAIGLVLGLVLGLAVAAVTAVVADRPVLRRDIAAHLGASVLAELPGRPAGPWRRRRMRAARAGLTASLARAVRGSAEPVSLLELGCARGTGALALDLARALAAQGPVVVVDGLPGRQLAERRPKPGDPTVVSGVDAADVPHRERRLGVGSVAPGTAWGDLPHLGARTVLVVRAGHGSAAWLHTVARQLADRRVAVIGVVLVDPDPRDRTDGTLWDGPHTAPRGRSGGPARWNGGGASHAVQAAGEGRRRTERLPMSGARVPDSDQEAR; from the coding sequence GTGACGACGCCTGTGACGGCGGAGCCGTCGGCCGCCGCTCCGCTGCTGGACCTGCAGGCGCTGGTGGTGGCGGTGCGCAGACGGCGCCGCCTCTGGTGCTCCGCGGCGCTGCTGGGGCTGCTCCTCGGCGCGGCCGTGGCGGTCCTGCTGCCGCCCCCGCCGACCGCGGTGACCAAGGTGCTGGTCGCGCACCAGCAGGACCAGCCGAACGACCCCGGAACGCTGATCCGCACCGACGCCGCGCTGCTGCACACCACCCGGATCGCCGGCGAGGCCCTGCGCTCCCTCGGGTCCCCGGAGAAACCGGAGGACTTCATGGAGGACTACGAGGGGACCGGCCTGACCAACAACCTGCTGCAGATCACGGTGACGGGCGGCAGCGAGGCGGAGGCGGTGGCCCGCGCCGGGGCACTGGCCGACGCGTTCGTCGCGGACCACGTGAGGCGCATACGGGAGGCCGCGGACGCCGAGGCCGAGTCCCTGCTCCGACAGCGTGACCGCATGCGGGACGAACTCGACCGGGTCGACGGGGCGATCGGGGACGGACCGCGGGAGAGCGGGCCGAAGGCGTCGGCGAACCTGGAGTCGCTCTTCGCCCGCCGGGCCGAACTCACCTCGCGGATCAGCGACTTCGGCCGGCGCGCCGAGGAGGCGCGCGTGGGCACGCCCCGGCTCGTCGCCGGCACGCAGATCGTGGACGCCCCGCGCGTGGTGCGGCACTCCCTGCTCAGGACCGCCGCCGCCGACGCCGCGATCGGGCTCGTCCTCGGGCTCGTCCTCGGGCTCGCGGTGGCCGCGGTCACCGCGGTGGTGGCGGACCGCCCCGTGCTGCGCCGGGACATCGCGGCGCACCTCGGCGCCTCGGTCCTCGCGGAGCTGCCGGGCCGGCCGGCCGGGCCGTGGCGGCGCCGCCGGATGCGGGCGGCGCGGGCAGGGCTCACCGCGTCCCTGGCCCGCGCGGTGCGCGGCTCCGCGGAACCGGTGTCGCTGCTGGAACTGGGCTGTGCGCGCGGCACGGGTGCGCTCGCCCTGGATCTCGCCCGCGCGCTGGCGGCCCAGGGGCCCGTGGTCGTCGTCGACGGCCTGCCCGGCCGGCAGCTCGCCGAGCGCCGCCCGAAGCCGGGGGACCCCACCGTGGTCAGCGGCGTGGACGCCGCGGACGTACCGCACCGCGAGCGCCGGCTCGGCGTCGGCTCGGTGGCGCCCGGCACGGCGTGGGGCGACCTCCCGCACCTCGGCGCCCGGACCGTGCTCGTCGTGCGCGCCGGGCACGGCAGCGCCGCATGGCTGCACACCGTGGCGCGGCAGCTCGCGGACCGGCGCGTCGCGGTGATCGGTGTGGTGCTGGTCGACCCCGATCCGCGTGACCGGACCGACGGCACGCTGTGGGACGGGCCGCACACCGCGCCGCGCGGCCGGAGCGGGGGGCCGGCCCGGTGGAACGGCGGGGGTGCCTCCCACGCCGTCCAGGCAGCGGGGGAGGGACGGCGGCGGACGGAACGGCTGCCGATGTCGGGGGCACGGGTCCCGGACAGCGACCAGGAGGCGCGGTAG
- a CDS encoding glycosyltransferase family 4 protein: protein MLGDASFKDTGGGDRPARRALVLVENLSVPFDRRVWQECTTLRDAGWEVHVICPRGSKRDTEPEAEIDGVRIRRYPLRAATGGPAGYLREYGSALWHTVRLARKVGPVDVVHACNPPDLLFLPALWLKRRGARFVFDQHDLVPELYLSRFGRGEDLLYRAVCALERLTYRAADVVLATNESYRDVAVRRGGRRPEDVFVVRSAPDIDRFHPVPPEPELKRGKPHLLCYLGVMGPQDGVDYALRALAKLRDEHGRTDWHAVFVGAGDTFDAMVELSRRLGLSEQVQFTGRIPDADLVRYLSTADVCLSPDPRNPLNDVSTMNKVLEYMVMGRPVVSFDLKEARVSAGDAALYASADDEAEFAGLIARLLDDPEKRALMGKIGQERIGGPLSWRNSQASLLAAYAAACRDRAPVSAGARGRTGRRPRR from the coding sequence TTGCTTGGTGACGCATCGTTCAAGGACACGGGCGGCGGCGACCGGCCGGCCCGGCGCGCGCTGGTCCTGGTGGAGAACCTGTCGGTGCCGTTCGACCGGCGGGTGTGGCAGGAGTGCACGACGCTGCGCGACGCGGGCTGGGAGGTGCACGTCATCTGTCCCCGCGGGAGCAAGCGGGACACGGAGCCGGAGGCGGAGATCGACGGGGTGCGGATCCGCCGCTACCCGTTGCGCGCGGCCACCGGAGGGCCGGCCGGCTACCTGCGGGAGTACGGATCGGCGCTGTGGCACACGGTCCGGCTGGCCCGGAAGGTCGGCCCGGTCGACGTGGTCCACGCCTGCAACCCGCCCGACCTGCTGTTCCTGCCGGCCCTGTGGCTGAAGCGGCGCGGCGCGCGGTTCGTCTTCGACCAGCACGACCTGGTGCCCGAGCTGTACCTCTCCCGGTTCGGCCGCGGCGAGGACCTGCTCTACCGCGCCGTGTGCGCGCTGGAACGGCTGACCTACCGGGCCGCGGACGTCGTGCTCGCCACGAACGAGAGCTACCGGGACGTCGCGGTGCGCCGTGGCGGCCGGCGGCCGGAGGACGTCTTCGTGGTGCGCAGCGCGCCCGACATCGACCGGTTCCACCCTGTGCCGCCCGAGCCGGAACTGAAGCGCGGCAAGCCCCATCTGCTGTGCTACCTCGGCGTGATGGGGCCGCAGGACGGCGTCGACTACGCCTTGCGGGCCCTCGCGAAGCTGCGCGACGAGCACGGGCGGACCGACTGGCACGCGGTGTTCGTCGGCGCCGGCGACACCTTCGACGCGATGGTGGAGCTGTCCCGGCGGCTCGGGCTCTCGGAGCAGGTGCAGTTCACCGGGCGCATCCCGGACGCGGACCTGGTGCGCTACCTGTCCACCGCGGACGTGTGCCTCTCCCCCGACCCGCGCAACCCGCTCAACGACGTGTCGACCATGAACAAGGTCCTGGAGTACATGGTGATGGGCCGGCCGGTCGTCTCGTTCGACCTGAAGGAGGCGCGGGTCTCCGCCGGCGACGCCGCCCTCTACGCCTCCGCCGACGACGAGGCCGAGTTCGCCGGGCTCATCGCGCGGCTGCTGGACGATCCGGAGAAGCGGGCCCTGATGGGCAAGATCGGCCAGGAGCGGATCGGCGGGCCGCTCTCCTGGCGGAACTCGCAGGCGTCGCTGCTCGCCGCCTACGCCGCCGCCTGCCGTGACCGCGCTCCGGTGTCGGCGGGCGCCCGGGGCCGGACAGGGAGAAGGCCGCGCCGTTGA
- a CDS encoding nucleotide sugar dehydrogenase yields the protein MRVSVLGLGYVGCVSAACLASMGHEVIGVDVNQVKVDLVNDGRAPVVEERIGELVAEVVRTGALRATGDVREAIAGSEMSLVCVGTPSEPNGSLCTTYLERVTEQIGAALAERGGRHTVVFRSTMLPGTCLNLLVPILEKHVGGTAGVDVGVAVNPEFLREGTSVRDFFDPPKTVIGELDPASGDAVAALYDGLPGEVFRVPVPTAEAIKYADNAFHGLKIGFANELGAVCRALGVDSHQVMDVFLADRKLNISPAYLRPGFAFGGSCLPKDLRSLVHAAQRADVSVPILAHVLPSNSDHLQRAVELVERTGRRRVGLFGLSFKPGTDDLRESPLVELAERLFGKGYDLRIHDANVSLSRLIGANREYIETRLPHLAQLLADSVDEVLEHAEVCLVGTRDPAVLSALPHGDDPVIIDLVRLPDAEARRAEPGYVGLAW from the coding sequence ATGAGAGTCAGCGTTCTCGGGCTCGGCTACGTGGGCTGCGTGTCGGCCGCGTGCCTGGCCAGCATGGGCCACGAGGTCATCGGGGTGGACGTGAACCAGGTGAAGGTCGACCTGGTCAACGACGGCAGGGCCCCGGTGGTCGAGGAGCGGATCGGCGAGCTCGTCGCCGAGGTCGTGCGGACCGGGGCGTTACGCGCCACCGGCGACGTCCGCGAGGCGATCGCGGGCAGCGAGATGTCGCTGGTCTGCGTGGGCACGCCGTCGGAGCCCAACGGCAGCCTGTGCACCACGTACCTGGAGCGGGTCACCGAGCAGATCGGCGCCGCGCTGGCCGAACGGGGCGGGCGGCACACCGTCGTGTTCCGCAGCACCATGCTCCCGGGCACCTGCCTGAACCTGCTGGTGCCGATCCTGGAGAAGCACGTCGGCGGCACGGCCGGGGTGGACGTCGGGGTCGCGGTCAACCCGGAGTTCCTGCGCGAGGGCACGAGCGTGCGGGACTTCTTCGACCCGCCCAAGACCGTCATCGGCGAGCTCGACCCGGCGAGCGGCGACGCGGTGGCGGCGCTGTACGACGGCCTGCCCGGCGAGGTGTTCCGGGTGCCGGTCCCGACCGCCGAGGCGATCAAGTACGCGGACAACGCGTTCCACGGCCTGAAGATCGGCTTCGCGAACGAGCTGGGCGCGGTGTGCCGGGCGCTCGGGGTGGACTCGCACCAGGTGATGGACGTGTTCCTGGCCGACCGCAAGCTGAACATCAGCCCCGCCTACCTGCGGCCCGGCTTCGCCTTCGGCGGCTCCTGCCTGCCCAAGGACCTGCGCAGCCTGGTCCACGCGGCGCAGCGGGCCGACGTCTCGGTGCCCATCCTCGCCCACGTGCTGCCCTCCAACTCCGACCACCTGCAGCGCGCGGTGGAACTGGTCGAGCGCACCGGCAGGCGCCGGGTGGGCCTGTTCGGGCTGTCCTTCAAACCCGGCACCGACGACCTGCGCGAGAGCCCGCTCGTCGAGCTCGCGGAGAGGCTCTTCGGGAAGGGGTACGACCTGCGGATCCACGACGCCAACGTGAGCCTCTCCCGGCTGATCGGCGCGAACCGCGAGTACATCGAGACCCGGCTGCCGCACCTCGCGCAGCTGCTCGCGGACTCCGTCGACGAGGTGCTCGAGCACGCCGAGGTGTGCCTGGTGGGCACCAGGGACCCGGCCGTGCTGTCGGCGCTGCCCCACGGCGACGACCCGGTGATCATCGATCTCGTCCGCCTTCCCGACGCCGAGGCGCGCCGGGCCGAACCGGGGTACGTGGGCCTTGCTTGGTGA
- the asnB gene encoding asparagine synthase (glutamine-hydrolyzing) has protein sequence MCGIAGTYRWPDGKAVTDRLTEVLAHRGPDGAGRYSHPAGDGEVHLGHRRLAIVDLSGTGAQPMVSDGLVLTYNGELYNAPELRAELAAAGVRFRGTSDTEVLLEAWRRWGTDCLPRLRGMFAFGVFDERTGELVLVRDQLGIKPLFLLRRGEGLVFASELKALAAVTGGSLEVDHAALVASLLYYWVPDSRCALRGAEKLPPGTWLRCRPDGRVERGRFWNLRDVAAEGRERARAGEQPDLHAIVEESTRRHLLSDVPVATFLSGGLDSSYLTALAARDRPGISAYTIGFRAEDARFEAMPDDLRHARRVAERFGVDLHEIEIAPDVLDLLPRMTHHLDEPIGDPAAINTFLICSAAREAGVKVMLSGMGADELFAGYRKHLANLVALRYQRVPRLLRRGVSGAVDRLPVASARRGYRSVRFAKRFLSFADLPEETAFRRSYTLYDRDELLALVAPDLAPAVEDVLTEHADVYRDNDLDDFVNRMCLGDARMFLPGLNLAYTDRSSMAASTEVRVPYVDVEVVRAAFAVPGDRKIVGRQGKAVLKEAAASVLPREIVYRPKGLFSAPLRAWMSRDLAPLVREVVNDGELVRSGILRRDALQRLVAEDAAGQRDFSKHLWHVLTLEYWYRGATSGSGRNSPTA, from the coding sequence ATGTGTGGCATCGCAGGCACGTACCGGTGGCCGGACGGGAAGGCCGTGACCGACCGGCTCACCGAGGTCCTCGCCCACCGCGGTCCGGACGGGGCGGGCCGGTACAGCCACCCCGCCGGTGACGGCGAAGTGCACCTCGGGCACCGCCGGCTGGCCATCGTCGACCTGTCCGGGACCGGCGCCCAGCCGATGGTCTCGGACGGCCTCGTCCTGACGTACAACGGCGAGCTGTACAACGCGCCCGAGCTGCGCGCCGAGCTGGCGGCCGCCGGGGTGCGCTTCCGCGGCACCTCCGACACCGAGGTGCTGCTGGAGGCCTGGCGGCGCTGGGGCACGGACTGCCTGCCCCGGCTGCGCGGCATGTTCGCGTTCGGGGTCTTCGACGAGCGCACCGGTGAGCTGGTGCTCGTCCGCGACCAGCTCGGCATCAAGCCGCTGTTCCTGCTCCGGCGAGGCGAGGGCCTGGTGTTCGCCTCCGAGCTCAAGGCGCTCGCCGCCGTGACCGGCGGGTCGCTGGAGGTGGACCACGCGGCGCTGGTCGCCTCCCTGCTGTACTACTGGGTGCCGGACTCGCGGTGCGCGCTGCGCGGGGCGGAGAAGCTGCCGCCGGGGACCTGGCTGAGGTGCCGGCCCGACGGCCGGGTGGAGCGCGGCCGGTTCTGGAACCTGAGGGACGTCGCCGCCGAGGGGCGGGAGCGGGCCCGGGCCGGCGAGCAGCCGGACCTGCACGCGATCGTCGAGGAGTCGACCCGGCGCCACCTGCTCTCCGACGTGCCCGTGGCGACCTTCCTCTCCGGCGGGCTGGACTCCAGCTACCTGACCGCGCTGGCGGCCCGCGACCGGCCCGGGATCTCCGCGTACACGATCGGGTTCCGCGCCGAGGACGCCAGGTTCGAGGCGATGCCGGACGACCTGCGCCACGCCCGGCGGGTGGCCGAGCGGTTCGGCGTCGACCTGCACGAGATCGAGATCGCTCCCGACGTGCTCGACCTGCTACCGCGGATGACGCACCACCTGGACGAGCCGATCGGCGACCCCGCCGCGATCAACACGTTCCTGATCTGCTCGGCCGCCCGGGAGGCCGGGGTCAAGGTGATGCTCTCGGGGATGGGGGCCGACGAGCTGTTCGCCGGTTACCGCAAGCACCTGGCCAACCTGGTCGCGCTGCGCTACCAGCGCGTCCCGCGGCTCCTGCGGCGCGGGGTGTCCGGGGCCGTGGACCGGCTGCCGGTGGCCTCGGCCCGCCGGGGGTACCGGTCGGTGCGCTTCGCGAAGCGGTTCCTCTCCTTCGCCGATCTGCCGGAGGAGACCGCGTTCCGGCGCAGCTACACCCTGTACGACCGGGACGAGCTGCTCGCCCTGGTCGCCCCGGACCTGGCCCCGGCGGTCGAGGACGTGCTGACCGAGCACGCGGACGTCTACCGGGACAACGACCTCGACGACTTCGTCAACCGCATGTGCCTGGGCGACGCCCGGATGTTCCTGCCGGGCCTGAACCTCGCCTACACCGACCGCTCCAGCATGGCCGCGTCGACCGAGGTGCGGGTGCCGTACGTGGACGTCGAGGTGGTCAGGGCGGCGTTCGCCGTGCCCGGCGACCGCAAGATCGTCGGGCGGCAGGGCAAGGCCGTCCTCAAGGAGGCGGCCGCCTCGGTCCTGCCCCGGGAGATCGTGTACCGGCCCAAGGGCCTGTTCAGCGCCCCGCTGCGGGCCTGGATGAGCCGGGACCTGGCGCCGCTGGTGCGCGAGGTGGTCAACGACGGCGAGCTCGTCCGTTCCGGGATCCTGCGCCGCGACGCGCTCCAGCGGCTGGTCGCCGAGGACGCCGCCGGGCAGCGGGACTTCTCCAAGCATCTGTGGCACGTGCTGACCCTCGAGTACTGGTACCGCGGCGCGACCTCCGGGTCCGGCCGGAACTCCCCGACGGCGTAG
- a CDS encoding bi-domain-containing oxidoreductase translates to MKQVVQNYKSGELALLDVPVPGCKPGGVLVRSAYSLISTGTELMKVSEAGMSMLGKARSRPDQVAKVVQSVATNGVPATYRKVMGKLDSYTPLGYSLCGVVEEVGAGIDDVKVGDLVACAGNEHALHAELNWVPKNLYVPVPDGLAPRHAAFGTVGSIALQGVRRGEPQLGEVALVIGLGLIGQLVVQLLAASGVRVVGADPDPARCELAGRLGAAACGDPGSAAVESAVAELTGGLGVDQVYLAAGGGSNQPVELAARLSRDRGRVVDIGKCRLDLPWNAYYEKELDVRFSRSYGPGRYDPEYELEGRDYPIGYVRWTERRNLACFLDLVARGRVDVEPLVSRVADFDDAVETYRSLEDGGLKAVAVLFRYAARTGETKAPAVTVPAVKPRGGGASAPARGAGKPVRLAFVGAGNYATSMLLPHLAQRDGVELSTVVTTTALSAANAQHKFGFARATTDLDAVLGDESVDAVFVVTRHSSHAELTRRALLAGKTVFVEKPLALTEDELAGVLAAVEESGNDRIQVGFNRRFAPLLREAKERFGARTGPASVRYLVNAGRLDHGSWYLRQGTEGSRFTGEGGHFIDTVSWLLEADPVSVYALATPGDEDLQVVLRYPDGSTATISYVTTGAAGFPKETLDLVADGKVLRLDDFVRASVHSRKRWVSSRLPRARDKGQSAELAAFVKAVRTGGPMPVPLRSLVATTAATLAVRTGLAGGAPVTLAGAR, encoded by the coding sequence GTGAAACAGGTCGTACAGAACTACAAGAGCGGCGAGCTGGCCCTGCTCGACGTGCCGGTGCCGGGGTGCAAGCCGGGCGGTGTGCTGGTCCGCAGCGCCTACTCGCTGATCTCCACCGGGACCGAGCTCATGAAGGTGTCCGAGGCCGGCATGTCGATGCTGGGCAAGGCCCGCTCCCGGCCGGACCAGGTGGCCAAGGTCGTGCAGAGCGTGGCCACCAACGGGGTGCCCGCCACCTACCGCAAGGTGATGGGCAAGCTGGACTCCTACACGCCGCTGGGCTACTCGCTGTGCGGGGTGGTCGAGGAGGTCGGCGCCGGGATCGACGACGTGAAGGTCGGCGACCTCGTGGCCTGCGCCGGCAACGAGCACGCGCTGCACGCCGAGCTGAACTGGGTGCCGAAGAACCTTTACGTCCCGGTGCCGGACGGCCTCGCGCCGCGGCACGCGGCCTTCGGCACCGTCGGGTCGATCGCGCTGCAGGGCGTCCGCCGGGGCGAGCCGCAGCTCGGCGAGGTGGCCCTGGTCATCGGCCTCGGGCTGATCGGGCAGCTGGTGGTGCAGCTGCTCGCCGCCTCGGGGGTCCGCGTCGTCGGGGCCGACCCCGACCCGGCGCGCTGCGAACTCGCCGGGCGGCTGGGCGCGGCGGCCTGCGGCGATCCCGGCTCCGCGGCCGTGGAGAGTGCCGTCGCCGAACTCACCGGCGGCCTGGGCGTGGACCAGGTGTACCTGGCCGCCGGCGGCGGCAGCAACCAGCCCGTCGAGCTGGCCGCCCGGCTGAGCCGGGACCGCGGCCGGGTCGTCGACATCGGCAAGTGCCGCCTGGACCTGCCGTGGAACGCGTACTACGAGAAGGAGCTCGACGTCCGGTTCTCCCGCTCGTACGGCCCCGGGCGCTACGACCCGGAGTACGAGCTCGAGGGGCGGGACTACCCGATCGGCTACGTGCGCTGGACCGAGCGCCGCAACCTGGCGTGCTTCCTCGATCTGGTGGCCCGCGGCCGCGTCGACGTGGAGCCCCTGGTCTCCCGCGTCGCCGACTTCGACGACGCCGTCGAGACGTACCGGAGCCTGGAGGACGGCGGCCTGAAGGCCGTGGCCGTGCTGTTCCGGTACGCCGCACGGACGGGGGAGACGAAGGCCCCGGCGGTGACCGTGCCCGCGGTGAAGCCGCGCGGCGGTGGGGCGTCCGCCCCGGCCCGGGGCGCCGGGAAACCGGTGCGCCTGGCGTTCGTCGGCGCGGGGAACTACGCGACGTCGATGCTGCTGCCGCACCTGGCGCAGCGCGACGGCGTCGAGCTGTCCACGGTCGTCACCACGACGGCGCTGTCCGCGGCCAACGCGCAGCACAAGTTCGGCTTCGCCCGGGCGACCACCGACCTCGACGCCGTGCTCGGCGACGAGTCCGTCGACGCGGTGTTCGTGGTCACCCGCCACAGCTCGCACGCCGAACTGACCCGCAGGGCCCTGCTCGCCGGCAAGACGGTGTTCGTGGAGAAGCCCCTGGCCCTCACCGAGGACGAACTGGCCGGTGTGCTCGCGGCGGTGGAGGAGTCCGGCAACGACCGGATCCAGGTGGGCTTCAACCGCCGGTTCGCGCCGCTGCTGCGGGAGGCCAAGGAGCGGTTCGGCGCCCGCACCGGGCCGGCGAGCGTGCGCTACCTGGTCAACGCGGGCCGGCTCGACCACGGCAGCTGGTACCTCCGGCAGGGCACCGAGGGCTCCCGGTTCACCGGCGAGGGCGGGCACTTCATCGACACGGTGAGCTGGCTGCTCGAGGCCGACCCGGTCTCGGTGTACGCGCTCGCCACGCCCGGCGACGAGGACCTCCAGGTCGTGCTGCGCTACCCGGACGGGTCCACCGCCACCATCAGCTACGTCACCACCGGCGCGGCCGGCTTCCCCAAGGAGACGCTGGACCTGGTCGCGGACGGCAAGGTGCTGCGGCTCGACGACTTCGTCCGTGCCTCGGTCCACAGCCGCAAGCGGTGGGTCAGCTCGCGGCTGCCCAGGGCCCGGGACAAGGGCCAGTCCGCCGAACTGGCCGCGTTCGTCAAGGCCGTGCGGACCGGCGGGCCGATGCCGGTGCCGCTCCGGTCGCTGGTCGCGACCACGGCGGCCACCCTCGCCGTGCGGACCGGCCTGGCCGGCGGCGCGCCGGTGACGTTGGCGGGCGCGCGATGA